In Pedobacter heparinus DSM 2366, the following are encoded in one genomic region:
- a CDS encoding RNA polymerase sigma factor produces the protein MSNKLSSSVPTDREVVLGILNNSEEALNKLYTGYFPMILQFILNNNGNEDDAKDVYQEGIIVLYNKIKGGNFELSSKLKTYIYSVCRRIWLKKLSQQSRKSNDLSDFEDVIAVETDVEQHEEKDQQFEKMQSALLHLGEPCKTIIQDFYINNLSMQEICEKFGYTNTDNAKTQKYKCLQRLKKLFFQS, from the coding sequence GTGAGTAATAAGTTAAGCAGTTCAGTTCCAACAGATAGAGAGGTTGTTTTAGGGATTCTAAATAACTCGGAAGAAGCGCTAAATAAATTGTACACGGGATATTTCCCGATGATTTTACAGTTTATTTTAAATAACAACGGTAATGAGGATGATGCAAAAGACGTGTATCAGGAAGGCATCATCGTTTTGTACAATAAAATTAAAGGCGGTAATTTTGAATTAAGCAGTAAACTCAAAACATACATCTACTCGGTTTGCCGGAGGATTTGGTTGAAAAAGCTTTCACAGCAGAGCAGGAAATCAAATGACCTTTCAGACTTTGAAGATGTAATTGCTGTAGAAACAGATGTGGAACAGCATGAAGAAAAAGATCAGCAATTTGAAAAAATGCAGTCCGCACTTCTTCATCTTGGCGAACCCTGTAAAACCATTATTCAGGATTTTTATATAAATAACCTTTCCATGCAGGAGATCTGTGAAAAGTTTGGGTATACCAATACCGATAATGCCAAAACACAGAAGTATAAATGCCTGCAAAGGTTAAAAAAGTTATTTTTTCAATCTTAA
- a CDS encoding inositol monophosphatase family protein, whose translation MNYEILCAKVIAIARLTGNFIRKESMNFDATAIEFKGLNDLVSYVDKNAEKQLVRNLTKLLPGAGFITEEKTVDRKGSTYNWIIDPLDGTTNFIHGIPTYAISIALYEEAKPVIGVVYEINRGEMFYTFKGGQAFLNNKPIAVSSRTRLADCLLATGFPYYQFDKQLQYMELLAEMMRSCHGLRRIGAAAVDLAYVACGRFDAFFEYNLNSWDVAAGAYLVQQAGGHILNFEGGDEFIEKREILASNALLDEELLLLMQKHFK comes from the coding sequence TTGAACTACGAAATATTGTGCGCAAAGGTTATTGCTATAGCCCGACTTACAGGTAATTTTATCAGGAAAGAATCCATGAACTTCGATGCTACGGCCATTGAGTTCAAAGGACTGAATGATCTGGTTTCTTATGTAGATAAAAATGCTGAAAAGCAACTGGTCAGGAATTTGACCAAACTATTGCCTGGGGCCGGCTTCATTACCGAAGAAAAGACGGTTGACCGAAAAGGCTCTACCTATAACTGGATCATTGATCCGCTCGACGGGACAACCAACTTTATCCACGGCATCCCTACCTATGCCATCAGCATTGCCCTTTATGAAGAGGCTAAGCCTGTTATTGGGGTAGTATACGAGATCAACCGCGGAGAGATGTTCTATACCTTTAAAGGGGGACAGGCTTTTCTAAATAACAAACCTATTGCTGTTTCATCCAGAACCAGACTGGCAGATTGCCTGCTGGCTACCGGTTTCCCTTATTATCAGTTCGACAAACAGTTGCAGTACATGGAGCTTTTAGCCGAAATGATGCGCAGCTGTCATGGTTTAAGAAGAATAGGGGCGGCGGCGGTAGACCTTGCCTATGTAGCCTGTGGCAGGTTTGATGCCTTTTTTGAATATAACCTCAACTCCTGGGATGTGGCAGCCGGGGCTTACCTTGTACAACAGGCAGGCGGGCATATCCTGAATTTTGAAGGAGGGGATGAATTCATTGAAAAAAGAGAAATACTGGCCAGCAATGCTTTGCTGGATGAAGAGCTGCTCTTGCTGATGCAGAAACACTTTAAATAA
- a CDS encoding S1C family serine protease: protein MRNELELEGIIEDYLNGKLNEDEAKAFEQLRLNDPAVDHKVVAHKVFMESLNDYARVSDLKNTMNLIHEQMDVNALSRKLGPHPSFIVNLWRKNKAAIAVAASFILLTVVTIYSIQQTTQQTGSYEKLNKEVNNLRSSTNNLIRNVKSNAPAKPNVNPGKFGGTGFALSSNGYILTSHHVIEKSDSVYVQNYKGDSYKVKMVYSDPVNDIAILKITDKNFSHLSALPYSLKKSIAGMGEQVYTLGYPKDDVVFGKGYLSSKTGFNGDTLAYQVAITVNPGNSGGPLLDNNGNVIGIINAKESNTDGAAFAVKSKYIAEALNAIPQDSLVKRIVSGKTNQLQGLKLTKQIEKMQDFVFMIKVYN, encoded by the coding sequence ATGAGGAACGAGTTAGAGTTAGAAGGTATAATTGAGGATTACCTGAATGGTAAACTGAATGAGGATGAAGCAAAAGCTTTTGAACAATTGCGCTTAAATGATCCTGCTGTTGATCATAAGGTAGTTGCCCATAAGGTTTTTATGGAGTCATTAAACGATTATGCAAGGGTTTCTGACCTGAAAAATACGATGAACCTGATACATGAGCAGATGGATGTAAATGCCCTGAGCAGAAAACTGGGTCCTCATCCTTCTTTTATTGTTAACCTGTGGCGTAAAAATAAAGCTGCCATTGCTGTGGCCGCATCCTTTATCCTGCTAACAGTGGTTACCATTTATTCTATACAGCAAACCACGCAACAAACAGGTTCTTATGAAAAACTGAATAAGGAAGTAAATAACCTGAGAAGTTCAACAAATAACCTGATCAGAAATGTAAAATCCAATGCACCTGCAAAACCGAATGTAAACCCCGGTAAGTTTGGCGGTACCGGCTTTGCCCTTTCTTCAAATGGTTACATCTTAACCAGTCACCATGTGATTGAAAAGTCAGATTCAGTATATGTTCAAAACTATAAAGGCGATTCTTATAAAGTGAAAATGGTTTACAGTGACCCTGTAAACGATATCGCCATCCTGAAAATTACCGACAAGAATTTTTCTCATCTTTCAGCTTTGCCTTATTCGTTGAAAAAGAGCATTGCAGGTATGGGAGAACAGGTTTATACGCTGGGCTACCCTAAAGACGATGTGGTATTTGGAAAGGGATACCTGAGCTCTAAAACGGGTTTCAATGGAGATACACTGGCTTACCAGGTAGCCATTACCGTTAATCCGGGCAATAGCGGTGGCCCCTTGCTAGACAATAACGGAAATGTAATTGGTATCATCAATGCAAAAGAAAGCAATACCGATGGGGCGGCTTTTGCAGTAAAATCCAAATACATTGCCGAAGCATTAAACGCCATCCCGCAGGATTCACTTGTGAAACGGATTGTATCTGGTAAGACCAACCAGTTGCAGGGCCTTAAACTGACCAAACAAATTGAAAAGATGCAGGACTTTGTATTTATGATTAAAGTTTATAATTAG
- a CDS encoding DUF72 domain-containing protein, producing MDFGKVAATAIAGVDFALPPDGKQTAMTLKGLKPVKSPDFYIGCAKWGRKEWVNMIYPPKTKEADFLDEYVKHFNSIELNAVFYSIPNAELIRKWRIKAEENSGNGFVFCPKFSRTISHIKRLKDAEVPTDLYLSGISEFGKFLGPCFLQLGDNFGPKNFEVLENYLKQLPKDLEVFVELRHEEWFSDAEMRARLFDMLAGLKKGAVITDASGRRDCVHMELTIPEIFIRFVGNGQEFAASDFARIDDWTARIKTWLDKGLKKVYFFLHQHDEKDTPILADYTIQQFNQHLGAKVAAINFIDKPKEITKQRELF from the coding sequence ATGGATTTTGGAAAGGTAGCTGCAACCGCAATTGCTGGTGTCGATTTTGCATTGCCCCCCGATGGTAAACAAACAGCCATGACCCTGAAAGGGCTGAAGCCGGTTAAAAGCCCTGATTTTTATATCGGCTGCGCCAAATGGGGCCGCAAGGAATGGGTAAATATGATTTATCCACCCAAAACAAAAGAAGCTGATTTTTTGGATGAATATGTAAAACATTTCAATTCTATAGAACTGAACGCTGTTTTTTACAGTATCCCCAATGCCGAACTGATCCGCAAATGGCGGATCAAAGCAGAAGAAAATTCAGGCAATGGCTTTGTTTTCTGTCCCAAGTTTTCCAGGACCATCAGCCATATCAAAAGGTTAAAGGATGCTGAAGTACCTACCGACCTTTACCTGTCGGGCATCTCTGAATTTGGTAAGTTCCTGGGACCCTGCTTTCTGCAGCTGGGCGATAATTTTGGCCCCAAAAACTTTGAGGTACTTGAAAATTACCTGAAACAACTGCCCAAAGACCTGGAAGTTTTTGTGGAACTGAGACATGAAGAGTGGTTCTCGGACGCTGAAATGCGTGCCAGGCTTTTTGACATGCTGGCCGGCTTAAAAAAAGGTGCGGTAATTACAGATGCAAGCGGGCGTCGCGACTGTGTGCACATGGAGCTGACCATCCCTGAAATATTTATACGCTTTGTGGGCAACGGACAGGAATTTGCAGCGTCCGACTTTGCGAGGATTGATGATTGGACGGCCCGGATAAAGACCTGGCTGGATAAAGGCCTAAAAAAGGTGTATTTTTTTCTGCACCAGCATGACGAGAAAGATACCCCGATCCTGGCCGATTATACCATACAACAATTTAACCAGCATTTAGGCGCTAAAGTAGCGGCAATCAATTTTATTGACAAACCTAAAGAAATTACAAAACAAAGAGAATTATTTTAA
- a CDS encoding peroxiredoxin, whose amino-acid sequence MSLRIGDTAPNFKADTSIGEIDFYEFLGDSWGVLFSHPADYTPVCTTELGRTSALKSEFEKRNVKVLALSVDSAESHKGWIKDINETQNTEVDFPIIADEDKKVADLYDMIHPNASETLTVRSLFIISPDKKVKLMLTYPASTGRNFNEVLRVIDSLQLTAKYSVATPADWEDGQDVVVMNSIKTEDIPAKFPKGHKVIKPYLRTTPQPNK is encoded by the coding sequence ATGAGTTTAAGAATAGGGGACACCGCTCCCAATTTTAAAGCAGACACTTCTATCGGTGAAATTGATTTCTATGAATTCTTAGGGGACAGCTGGGGTGTTTTGTTTTCCCACCCGGCAGATTATACACCGGTATGTACAACTGAGCTTGGCCGTACCTCGGCTTTGAAATCGGAATTTGAAAAAAGAAATGTTAAAGTACTGGCCTTAAGCGTAGATTCAGCAGAATCGCATAAAGGATGGATCAAGGACATCAACGAAACCCAAAATACCGAGGTCGATTTTCCGATCATCGCTGATGAGGATAAAAAAGTGGCTGATCTGTATGACATGATCCACCCTAATGCATCCGAGACCTTAACCGTGCGTTCTTTGTTCATCATATCACCGGATAAGAAAGTAAAACTGATGCTGACTTACCCTGCTTCTACAGGACGTAATTTCAATGAAGTACTCAGGGTAATCGATTCCCTGCAGCTTACCGCCAAGTATAGCGTGGCTACACCGGCCGACTGGGAAGATGGCCAGGATGTGGTGGTCATGAACAGCATTAAAACTGAGGATATTCCTGCAAAATTCCCTAAAGGGCATAAAGTGATCAAACCTTACCTGAGGACAACCCCTCAGCCAAATAAGTAA
- the purB gene encoding adenylosuccinate lyase, with protein sequence MNLSPLQAISPVDGRYRNTTQSLSKYFSESALIKYRVYVEIEYFIALCEAGLPGLDQFDKGNYPKLRLIHEQFNDQHAQEIKDTEKITNHDVKAVEYFIKKQFDLLGLADYKEFIHFGLTSQDINNTAIPFTFKLALNEVYYPGITELISKIKNLANEWKNVPLLAHTHGQPASPTKLGKEFLVFAERLEIQLNNLKNIPNSAKFGGATGNFNAHHIAYPNIDWVHFSNRFVNEALGLTRAQHTTQIEHYDQFAAQCDALKRINNIIIDLDRDIWAYISKNYFKQKIKEGEVGSSAMPHKVNPIDFENAEGNAGIANALFEFFAAKLPISRLQRDLTDSTVLRNVGVPMAHTSIAIASTLRGLNKLLLNQEAIDADLENNWAVVAEAIQTVLRREAYPNPYEALKDLTRTNQKITALTMADFIDGLNVTEAVKTELKQITPFNYTGIF encoded by the coding sequence ATGAATTTATCTCCACTACAAGCAATTTCTCCGGTAGACGGCCGTTACAGAAACACCACACAAAGCCTTTCTAAATATTTTTCAGAGTCTGCATTGATCAAATACCGTGTCTATGTAGAAATTGAATATTTTATTGCGCTATGTGAGGCTGGCTTACCCGGACTGGATCAGTTTGATAAAGGTAATTACCCGAAATTACGCCTCATCCATGAACAGTTTAATGACCAGCATGCCCAGGAGATCAAAGACACAGAAAAGATTACCAATCATGATGTAAAAGCGGTAGAATATTTCATCAAGAAACAATTTGACCTGCTGGGGCTGGCAGATTATAAAGAGTTTATCCATTTTGGCCTAACCTCGCAGGACATCAACAATACCGCTATCCCCTTTACCTTTAAACTTGCCCTTAACGAGGTCTATTATCCTGGAATTACTGAGTTGATCAGTAAAATAAAAAACCTGGCCAATGAATGGAAAAATGTGCCTTTACTGGCCCATACCCACGGACAGCCTGCCTCGCCTACTAAACTGGGCAAAGAGTTCCTGGTATTTGCCGAACGCCTGGAAATACAGCTGAACAACTTAAAGAATATACCCAACAGCGCTAAATTTGGTGGTGCTACCGGGAATTTTAATGCACACCATATTGCTTATCCGAATATAGACTGGGTCCACTTTTCGAATCGCTTTGTGAATGAGGCCCTGGGCCTGACCCGTGCACAGCATACCACGCAAATAGAACACTACGACCAGTTTGCGGCACAATGTGATGCTTTGAAACGGATCAACAACATCATTATAGATCTGGACAGGGATATATGGGCCTATATCTCTAAAAACTATTTTAAACAAAAGATCAAAGAAGGAGAAGTGGGCTCTTCGGCTATGCCGCATAAGGTGAACCCTATTGATTTTGAAAATGCAGAGGGGAATGCTGGAATAGCCAATGCCCTGTTTGAGTTTTTTGCTGCCAAACTTCCCATTTCACGTTTACAAAGAGACCTTACAGATTCGACTGTACTGAGGAATGTTGGGGTGCCCATGGCGCATACCAGCATTGCCATTGCCTCTACTTTAAGGGGATTAAACAAATTGCTGCTGAACCAGGAAGCCATTGATGCCGACCTGGAAAACAACTGGGCTGTGGTTGCCGAGGCCATACAAACTGTTTTGAGAAGGGAGGCCTATCCTAACCCTTATGAAGCTTTGAAAGACCTGACACGCACCAACCAAAAGATTACAGCACTGACTATGGCCGACTTTATAGATGGCTTAAATGTAACTGAAGCGGTTAAAACAGAACTGAAACAGATTACGCCATTTAATTATACAGGCATCTTTTAA
- a CDS encoding prolipoprotein diacylglyceryl transferase: MFPTVSHFIEYLFGIQVPLPFNTFGVFVALAFIAGYWAFTKEFKRKEALGILHAVKKTITIGKPASTIELASNAVFGFLIGYKLVYALLNYRLFVSDAQTVLLSMKGNILGGLCFAGLFAWWDYHEKNKAKLPKPKTVEVTQHPYELMGNLIVWAAVWGFLGAKIFDNLEHWNTFVQDPINSLLSFSGLTFYGGLICGGAAVLYIARKNGIKPLHMLDIGGPGMMLAYSVGRIGCHMSGDGDWGVVNVNPKPFGWLPDWLWAYTYPNNVANEGERIAGCVGKFCNELPLPVYPTPIYEVVVCFILFLFLWRIRHRIKLPGMMFGIYLMLNGLERFFIELIRVNTKYEVAGLRFTQAEMISSMLFIAGLLLVTYSVRNKEKLANY; the protein is encoded by the coding sequence ATGTTTCCTACCGTATCTCATTTCATAGAATACCTTTTCGGTATACAGGTTCCGCTTCCCTTCAATACATTTGGTGTTTTTGTGGCGCTGGCCTTTATTGCAGGTTATTGGGCCTTTACCAAAGAGTTTAAACGCAAAGAGGCACTGGGCATTTTACATGCGGTAAAAAAAACAATAACTATAGGCAAGCCTGCCAGTACCATTGAACTGGCTTCCAATGCAGTTTTTGGCTTTTTGATAGGGTATAAGCTGGTTTACGCACTTTTAAATTATAGGTTGTTTGTAAGCGATGCGCAAACCGTACTCTTATCCATGAAGGGAAATATATTGGGCGGCTTATGCTTTGCCGGCCTGTTTGCCTGGTGGGACTACCATGAAAAAAATAAAGCAAAACTGCCTAAACCTAAAACTGTTGAAGTAACCCAGCACCCGTATGAACTGATGGGCAACCTGATTGTATGGGCTGCAGTATGGGGCTTTTTAGGTGCTAAAATATTCGATAACCTGGAGCATTGGAACACCTTTGTGCAGGATCCGATCAACAGTTTGCTGTCGTTCAGCGGCTTAACCTTTTATGGAGGGCTCATCTGTGGTGGTGCTGCGGTATTGTACATTGCCCGGAAAAATGGTATCAAGCCATTGCATATGCTCGATATTGGTGGGCCTGGTATGATGCTGGCCTACAGTGTAGGCCGTATAGGCTGCCACATGTCCGGCGATGGCGACTGGGGTGTCGTAAATGTAAACCCAAAACCTTTCGGCTGGCTGCCCGACTGGCTCTGGGCATATACCTATCCAAACAACGTGGCCAACGAAGGTGAACGCATAGCTGGCTGTGTAGGCAAATTCTGTAATGAACTGCCTTTACCGGTTTATCCTACACCAATCTACGAGGTAGTCGTATGTTTTATCCTGTTTTTGTTCCTTTGGCGCATCCGTCACCGTATTAAGTTGCCAGGAATGATGTTCGGTATCTATCTGATGTTAAACGGACTGGAGCGCTTCTTCATAGAACTGATCAGGGTAAATACAAAATATGAAGTGGCGGGTTTAAGGTTTACACAGGCAGAAATGATCTCCAGTATGTTGTTCATTGCCGGTCTGCTGCTGGTCACCTATTCGGTCAGAAATAAAGAAAAATTAGCTAATTATTAA
- a CDS encoding DUF2723 domain-containing protein: MISYQRLNNLTGFILFGIAAVVYWLTMEPTLSFWDCGEFIAASSKLEVGHQPGAPLFLMIGKLFSLLAMGNTTKIAYWINFSSVLFSAATIMFLYWTITALATKLYPEKKSNTQILSIIAAGAIGALAYTFSDTFWFSAVEAEVYALSTLFTAIVFWAILKWENEPDNRWLVFIAFMVGLSIGVHLLSLLAIPAIVLVHYFKTTAKPGLKGTFKALLFGCLLVGLVQFAIVQYLVLSAAQADLFFVNTLGLGFGTGAMSFILLIVLLIAYGIYYSVKHKKYQLNLALVCLAFVLFGFSSYFMIVIRANAKPNINLSNPDNPFSLYGYLGRTNYGDTPLLYGRTFDAGQTGIKETGTEYRKGADKYEESGKTYKAEYDKNLIFPRTYSQKPNHIAFYRQWLGLGENESPNLAQNLSFFSTYQVGFMYMRYFLWNFVGRQNDIHSQGNFTDGNWITGIKSMDALRLGNQAKLPPSITKNEGNNVYYGLPLLLGLAGMIYVYRKNKQATLIIATLFFCTGLAIICYLNQDPMQVRERDYAYVGSFYAFAIFIGFGVLAIQELFQRFAAAKLSLAIAVLTGLLAAPAIMGIQGWDDHNRSGKQTALDFASNYLNSCAPNAILFTNADNDTYPLWYAQEVEGIRTDVRVVNLQFLADSDYINQMKKQAYQSAALPIAMRPDQYQKGVRDYFPYIDYGFKDSVELKDLLAVLTSDSKEDKVEMQGGSFENFLPTKRLKLSIDAAQLVRTNTVAAKDLDKVVSQMEWDFKKDFATKADLAILDILAHNNWERPVYFGSSLSDDTYIGLDKYLHLEGYAYRLLPYKKGADDQRDKSQVTNSEVMYHNTMQKMNFKGFHTARYLDPETRRVANDTWVFQNALAGNLINEGKKAMAQQVMTKSVRELPLKLYSIHDTLNRLETISNLNHLNDRKTASLLGQQTLSFLDAELGYIASLSPALQRASIGDIQLGMYVLSGLDELTAKGIDPKLNQQIKAKFKELEGIFSRNLG; encoded by the coding sequence ATGATCTCCTACCAACGCCTGAATAACCTTACCGGATTTATACTGTTTGGCATAGCCGCCGTAGTTTACTGGCTTACCATGGAGCCTACACTGAGTTTCTGGGACTGCGGTGAATTTATTGCCGCTTCCAGCAAATTAGAAGTGGGCCATCAGCCCGGTGCGCCTTTGTTCCTGATGATTGGCAAACTCTTTTCTTTGCTGGCAATGGGCAATACCACTAAAATTGCTTATTGGATCAACTTCAGCTCAGTACTGTTTAGCGCCGCAACCATTATGTTCCTGTACTGGACCATTACTGCACTTGCCACCAAACTTTACCCTGAAAAGAAAAGCAATACCCAGATCCTGAGCATCATAGCGGCGGGTGCCATTGGTGCGCTGGCCTATACCTTTTCAGATACCTTTTGGTTCTCGGCCGTAGAGGCCGAAGTGTATGCCCTGTCTACCCTGTTTACGGCCATAGTATTCTGGGCCATACTAAAATGGGAAAATGAGCCCGACAACCGCTGGCTGGTGTTTATCGCCTTCATGGTGGGCCTGTCGATAGGTGTGCACCTGTTGAGTCTGCTTGCCATTCCGGCCATAGTACTGGTACACTATTTTAAAACAACGGCAAAGCCTGGCCTGAAGGGAACGTTTAAGGCATTGTTATTTGGCTGCTTGCTGGTAGGCCTGGTACAGTTTGCCATTGTACAATATCTGGTGCTGAGTGCCGCACAGGCCGATCTTTTCTTTGTCAACACCCTGGGCCTTGGTTTTGGTACCGGCGCCATGAGTTTTATACTTCTGATAGTTCTATTGATTGCCTATGGCATTTACTATTCTGTTAAACACAAAAAATATCAGCTTAACCTGGCATTGGTATGCCTTGCCTTTGTGCTTTTTGGCTTCAGTTCCTATTTCATGATCGTGATCAGGGCAAATGCCAAACCGAACATCAACCTGTCCAATCCCGACAATCCTTTTTCCCTGTATGGCTACCTTGGGCGCACCAATTACGGAGATACGCCATTGCTGTATGGCCGTACTTTTGACGCCGGGCAAACCGGCATTAAAGAAACGGGTACCGAATATAGAAAGGGAGCTGATAAATATGAAGAATCGGGTAAAACATATAAGGCCGAATACGATAAAAACCTGATCTTCCCGCGCACCTATAGCCAGAAACCCAATCACATCGCCTTTTACCGGCAATGGCTGGGGCTTGGGGAAAATGAAAGCCCGAACCTGGCGCAAAACCTGAGCTTCTTTAGCACCTACCAGGTAGGTTTCATGTACATGCGCTATTTTTTATGGAACTTTGTAGGACGGCAGAACGATATCCATAGCCAGGGTAATTTTACCGACGGCAACTGGATCACCGGGATCAAAAGTATGGATGCCCTGCGCCTGGGCAATCAGGCCAAACTCCCGCCCTCCATTACAAAAAATGAAGGCAACAATGTATATTATGGCCTGCCCCTGCTGCTGGGACTGGCAGGAATGATCTATGTATACCGTAAAAACAAACAGGCTACACTCATTATAGCCACCCTGTTCTTTTGCACCGGACTGGCCATTATCTGTTACCTGAACCAGGACCCGATGCAGGTTCGGGAACGCGATTATGCTTATGTAGGTTCATTTTATGCCTTTGCTATTTTTATTGGTTTTGGTGTGCTGGCCATTCAGGAACTGTTTCAGCGTTTTGCAGCAGCTAAACTCAGCCTGGCCATTGCTGTGCTGACGGGCCTGCTTGCCGCACCAGCAATTATGGGCATACAGGGCTGGGACGACCACAACCGTTCGGGCAAGCAAACGGCGCTCGATTTCGCCAGCAATTACCTGAACTCCTGCGCCCCCAATGCCATCCTCTTTACCAATGCGGATAACGATACCTATCCCTTATGGTATGCACAGGAGGTTGAAGGCATCAGAACTGACGTAAGGGTGGTGAACCTGCAATTTCTGGCCGACAGCGATTACATCAACCAGATGAAAAAACAAGCCTACCAATCGGCAGCACTGCCCATTGCCATGCGGCCTGATCAATACCAGAAAGGGGTACGCGATTATTTTCCTTATATCGATTACGGCTTTAAGGATAGTGTAGAGCTAAAAGACCTGCTGGCGGTACTTACATCAGACAGCAAGGAAGATAAGGTAGAAATGCAGGGTGGCTCTTTTGAAAACTTCCTGCCCACCAAAAGGTTAAAGCTCAGTATAGATGCCGCTCAGCTGGTCAGGACAAATACCGTAGCTGCCAAAGACCTGGATAAAGTAGTGTCACAGATGGAATGGGACTTCAAGAAAGATTTTGCTACCAAGGCCGACCTGGCCATCTTAGATATCCTGGCGCATAACAACTGGGAAAGGCCGGTTTACTTTGGTTCTTCGTTGTCTGATGACACCTATATCGGCCTGGACAAATACCTGCACCTGGAAGGTTATGCCTACCGGCTGCTGCCCTATAAAAAGGGGGCGGATGATCAACGCGATAAATCGCAGGTAACGAATTCTGAGGTCATGTACCACAATACCATGCAGAAAATGAACTTTAAAGGTTTCCATACAGCCAGGTACCTGGATCCTGAAACCCGAAGAGTAGCCAATGACACCTGGGTTTTTCAGAACGCACTGGCGGGCAACCTCATCAATGAGGGTAAAAAGGCCATGGCACAGCAGGTGATGACCAAAAGTGTAAGGGAACTGCCTTTAAAACTTTATTCTATCCACGACACGCTAAACAGACTGGAAACCATCAGTAACCTGAACCATTTAAACGACCGGAAAACCGCAAGCTTACTGGGCCAACAAACCTTGTCATTTTTAGATGCGGAGCTGGGTTATATCGCTTCCCTGTCGCCCGCCCTGCAGCGTGCCTCAATTGGCGACATACAGCTGGGTATGTATGTTTTAAGCGGACTGGATGAGTTAACCGCGAAAGGAATTGACCCAAAGCTGAACCAGCAGATCAAAGCGAAATTTAAAGAGCTGGAAGGTATTTTTAGCCGGAACTTAGGCTAA
- a CDS encoding NifU family protein encodes MTINVYTEQTPNPATMKFMVNKLLINGSEDFATKESAEHSPFAKELFKFSFVNGVFFASNFVTVTKTEDAEWADIEPILKEFVKGAVESEYKIKEDTSAEAPAFEGSDLEIKIQQILHDYVRPAVEQDGGAISYKSFDDGVVTVELRGSCSGCPSSTITLKSGIQNLLQRMVPEVKEVVSEAL; translated from the coding sequence ATGACGATCAACGTATATACAGAACAGACCCCAAACCCTGCTACAATGAAGTTCATGGTCAATAAATTATTGATCAATGGCAGTGAAGATTTTGCGACCAAAGAAAGTGCAGAACATTCTCCTTTTGCGAAAGAACTGTTTAAGTTCAGCTTTGTTAACGGTGTTTTTTTTGCCAGTAACTTTGTAACCGTTACTAAAACAGAGGATGCTGAATGGGCGGATATTGAACCTATCCTGAAAGAGTTTGTAAAAGGCGCGGTTGAATCAGAATATAAGATCAAGGAAGATACATCGGCCGAAGCACCAGCTTTTGAAGGATCCGACCTGGAAATTAAGATCCAGCAGATTTTACACGATTATGTACGTCCGGCAGTTGAACAGGATGGCGGGGCAATCAGCTATAAATCGTTCGACGATGGTGTGGTTACCGTAGAGTTAAGGGGTTCATGCAGCGGCTGCCCTTCTTCTACCATCACGTTAAAATCGGGTATACAAAACTTATTGCAGCGTATGGTACCGGAAGTGAAAGAAGTGGTATCTGAAGCCTTATAA